The sequence GACCGGGCAGGGGCACAGTAGGGCCCTGTTGGCCATgccaacctctgactcccagttcCCTGCCAGAGCCACCTCTTTGCAGCTTTGGGCAGGCCCAGGGTGCTCCTTGCACACCCGGGTTTTCCTCGAGCCGCCCTCCGGGTAGAAGAGCTGATGTGGATGAGCGCTGACCATGTGCCAGGGCCCGGGCCAAGCATACAACTTACATCTATTCAATAAGTCAACTtggtccccattttacagatggggaaactgaggcatggccAGTGACTTGAGCTGCCCAGGGCCCGTCAGCAAGGGAAGGGGTGCCGGCTGAACTCAGGAGCTCTGGCCCATCCTGGGGTCAGCCTCACTGCCTGAGTCCACATCCCAGTTCTGCGCTTGTTAAGGTTCAGGGAGCTCTGCCTCAGTCTGCTCACTCACCAAATGGGACCAAGTGTCCCCTTAGGCAGCGGGGAATGGAACGGATGGAAGGGGGCATGAACAGAGGCCCCCGTTCCgacgattcttttttttttttttttaagatggagtctcgctcttgttgcccaggctgaagtgcaatggcacaatcttggctcactgcaacctccacctcccaggttcaagggattctcctgcctcagcctccagagtagctgggattacaggcatgcaccaccacgcccagctaattttttttatttttagtagagatggagtttcactatgttggccaggctggtctcgaaatcctgatctcagggcgatccacccgcctcagcctcccaaagtgctgggattataggcgtgagccaccagggcTGGCCTgaggccttttgttttgttttgtttttagagacagagtgtcactgttacccaggctggagtgcagtggcgtgatctcggctcactgcaacctccgcctcctgggttcaagccattctcctgcctcagcctcccaagtagttgggactacaggcacttgccaccatgcctggataattttttgtacttttagtagagaagaggtttcaccgtgttagccaggctggtctcaaactcctgacctcaggtgatccacccacctcagcctcccaaaatgctgggattacaggcttgagccacggcctGACAATTCTTGAAGAAGCGGAATCCAGGCCCCTATCCCAGCCCGGCCCCACGCCAGCTGGCTCCCAGGAGGCCTGGGCTCTGCCTGGAGCACCCCATTCACTCCTCTCTTGCAGCCCCCGCATTTCTCCCCACTGAGAGGAATCCAATAACAGCCACAGTCACAGGAAGgtggaaggaacagaaaaccagagcTGGTGCCCACCGGGAAAACGGAACGAACCCCTAAAACTGAGGCTGGTGAACCCCAGGCCGCCCAACTCCAGCTGCACGGGAGCCCCGGCACCACCTCCCTCAGAATCCACCCCTCAGGCCTCAGTTTGCTCACCTGTAAAGTGGGGCCTGCACCGCCCAGCTCAAGGGACTATGAGGGAATCTGCGCTGAGGCACAATAGAGCCTCCCTTCCCTTTGTGCAAACCTCTCCTCCTCGCCCTGGCCTCCTCCTGGCCTCCAGAGCAGAGCTGGCCCCATGGCTCCAGCTCCCCCAGGATCGATGGGAGGATCAATTCCAGCAGCACAGGGCTGTGGGTGGGAGGGGGgctcctctgggaagcctccagttcccctcctccctccccctcctttcctctcccttccctttcctcccctttctttcccacctcccatccccgctctgcttcctccctctcctcctcttcctccccctcctccccatcccttctTCCTCATCGTTTTTcctcagctcctcctccctcctcttcccccgtCCAGCTTCTGTCCTCTGAGCCTGGCCCAGGGTGCCTTGCCCTCCCCCACCGCTCCACCCCTGCTGTTTGTGGGGTGGGCAGAGCCTGGCGGCCGCCCCGTCACAACCTTTCCTGAGCGCTATCAGTTGTCCTCAAGGGTGCACTGTGTGTGTTGTATCCCCAttccacagatggggaaactgcgGCTCCAGGAGGATCCCTGATGAGGCAAATGAGGGtggggctgggatttgaatctgGAACCCACCCTCAACCCCAAGAGGGTGACGCCCGGACACCAGGCAAGCGCTTTGAGAACGAGGCACCTGGGGTGGATGGAGCTGGACGGGCTGGGGTCAGAGGTCACCTGCCCCGCGAGGCAGCCCCACGGAGATCACCCAGTAGCGCTCAGGAGCCCGGGCTCCCACTTGTGAAACGGGGAACCCACCCGTGGAGATACAGAGCTGGCTGGACACACGCCCACCCCCCTCTTTTATTCCGTTCTGAGAGCAGAGGGTCTTTGGTTTTTCTCCAGGCAATGAGAGGCGCCCTGTCCGGGAGGCAGGAGCCTTGgatctgcctcagtttcctcatccgtaaaagCAAGGGGTCAACAGGATGATtccatccctcccccaccccttcctctTCTAGCCGGTGCTGTGACCCCAAGGGAGCCCCTGCCCCCCAGGCCTCGCAGCCCCCAGGGGACCCTCCTTCTGGGGCCACCGGGAGGAAGACGCTTCCCACTTTCTGCGGAACCCCCCCCAACTCTCACCTCCAGGCAGAGGTGGGGTGATGAGGGGCTGCAGGAGGCTCCCCCTCCAATCCATCCCTGGGAAATGCCACCTTCTCGCCTCCCGGCGCCGGGGGAGTTCAGTCATAACAGAaacattttgtttggttttgcttaaagcgagcaggaggaagagagcgaAGCCAACGGCTCCTGCCCAGCCCAGGTGTGGGGAGTTATCATGGAGGCGATTACTGAGCGGAACTGCGGGCTGCTCGGAGGGTCCCGTGCTTGTTAGGGAGGTGGGAGAAACAGCAATTACAGCTGTTAGCaccaagggggaagggaggagggggaaggagaaacggaggaggcagcaggagaggggagcagggagaaggaagagggaagagtggatgggggagggagaggaggctgggagggaggaggggagggctggAAGGAGGGggagtagaaggaaggaaagggaggagccaggagggagatgaggaatgggaggggagaagagggggaaGGAGAGTAGAGGAGGgcgtgggaggaggaggaagaagaggaggagaagggggaaggatgggggaggaggggagaggagaagtgggaagggtgggaaggatggggaggaggaggaggaggaagagggaggaagatagaggaggggagaggaggatcCTCAGAGACTCCCATCCTGCCCTCACCCTTCAAGAGCATTAAGTTTTCCTTCCCagtgggagaaactgaggcccagagagacgTGTCTGCTCCCACATCCCACAAGTGCTTTCCCAACCAACAGGCTCCTCTGGGACTCCCTCTAGGCCCTGCCAAGGGCCCCACAGGGCTGGCTCTTCTTCCCGCTGGCTCGCTCCAGGCCTGGGGCTCGGAGATGGGGAGGTGATGGCCAGTGCAGGAGGCAGCTGGCCCCTTCCCCTGCTCATGGGCCACAACGGGGGACCCCTCCAGCTCGGGCTGAAGAGCTCCCCAACTGCCAGGTCCGGAGAGTTCTGTGCTCCCTGGGATCATCTGAAGCGCTGGGTCGGAGGGGGACCCTGGTGCAGGGAACGTTCTCTGTAACTGAGATCCGCGTTTCTACCCAGGAACTCAGCTGAGACTCCCTGTGTGGCCAACCCTCTCCAGAGACCGGCTCCACCGCCAGCGTGTCCACACAGCATGCACACACTGGGACTCAGCTCTAGGCCGCCCAGTCCCTCGGGCTTGAGGTCAGCTCACCGACTGGGGGCCTAAGGCACATCTCAggacctccctgtgcctcagtttccttatctgaaaaatgggaataattagaGTTGCTTCCTCAAagtacccccacccccagctccctgCAGATACAGTGGGGATGGGGCGGGAGATAGAGCGGGGACCTGCAGGATGCACCCCTCCCCCAAGGAATTGGGGacgccacccccacccctggcgAGCCCGGAAGGAGGCTGCTGATTGAACAAAGGGAGAAACAAGCTTCTAGCACAAGGTGCCTCACCTGCTGGCCCAGGGACAAAAGCTGCCCCAGCCACCCTCACCACACACACGCCCCACAGCGCGGAGAGGGCTGAGTCATTCTACCCCACCACGCCTGTGATGGCCTCCCCGGGTGCGTACTAACCTGCGGGGCAGGGGGATTATTCTAAGGGCCACCTGGGACCCTCCCTGCTTGGCCTCACAGCCAGGGAGAGAAGGCCCAAGCCCCCCCTGAGCCTGGCATTGAACACATCccgccccacacacacacactccagctTGATTCAGTTTTATCTCATtgactcattcaacaaacattcccTAAGGAAGTCCTGTGAGGGCCTGGAAACTAGGCTAATGCCAGACGCCTCCCCAGCCCCACGGCCTCTTCCTCAGATTACTCGGAGTCTTTTCATCCTTCCATTGGCCTACCTGACTTGGACTCCTACACATCCTTCAAAACCCAACCTCAGggctcctcctccaggaaggaaGGACTGCCGCCTCCCCAGTCCTGATCTCAGTGGGATGGGGATGACTTTTCCCCTCCCTAACTATGGGAGCCCCAGAGGAAGGGACAGGGGCGGAGGCAGCAGCTCTAGGGTGATGGGGGCAGGGGAGCAGGAGTGACCTGAGAAGTGAAATCCAGGGAATGACCTGGTTTCCCACCCGCATCCCCGGTCTGCAGATTCTGCCTAGGGAGTTGCAaattccttcccctttcccccttccccagtccaacaccccctccccacccagagGTCCAGGAGGCGAGACAGACCCAAAGACAGAGGCAAGGACGTGGGTGTTGGTCGGTCTCGCGGGGAGGGGatgccctgccctccccacttCCTGACCCAGCAGAAAGGGCCCGGGCGTGTCCTGATAAACGGCGCCTTAATGGAGGCGCCATCCCTGCCCGGAACAGGCCAGGCCCAGGTGAGGCTCAGAGCCAGATGCGCCCAGCCCAACCCACCTAGGGACGCCCCTCGGACCATCCCAGGGCGGGGTCCTCACTCCGGACCAGGGCCTCTGTCTCTGCGTCTGCAAAGTGGGAGCCCCCAGGCCTGTCCTCCCCCCACCCGCCTGTCGTCTCGTCTCGGCTTTCAGGGTGCAGAGTGGACACTCCCAGGTGTCCAAGCCGGCGAGCTCGGGTCCCGCAGAGCCGGCGGCCCTGGAGACGCTCCGAGGTTTGCCCCGCTGCAGCCTTGCTCGGGTCGCCTAGCCCGGGGCCTCCGCAAACCAGCCCACCGCGGGCCGCCGAACCCCGCGCCAGGATCCGCGGGTTGCCTCCATCCCGGAGGAGTATGAAGAGAATTAAATCTAGATATTTACATGTTTAATGGTCAAAGGAGCCTGTCTTCCGGCAGGGTAGGGAGGGCGCTCAGGTGGTTTAACTCAGCTCCGGGATCCCGCTCAGTTGCGGTGGCCGCGAACCCCGCCGCGGGGCCGAAGATTGGGCCCCTTCGGAGAGCGGCGCCCAACGCGGGTTTCGTTGCGTCGGGGAAGTCCGAGCCTGCAGCGCCCAGGCCCCAGGCTGTCAGCCTAGCCCGGGAGGGGGGCGTTCTCCAGGCCCCCAACCCCTGATCCAGGCCGTTCCCCTCCCGCGCACCCTCCCGGGGACTGCAGCCCGCGCCCCTCGCCGCCAAGCCCCATTTTCCCAAACTGCAGCAAACGAACTGGTTTTCTCCTGAGCGCACGCTGCGGGGAGACGATTCCAACGGAGCCCAGTGAGGAGGGGTCCAGGCCTGTGAGGGGGGCCGCGTTCCTGTCCCCAGACCCCTCCCGCTGCACCTCAGCCCCCAGCCCGGCTCTGTGACCTGCACCGGTCCGGCCGGGCGCAGAGGAAGCAAAGCAGGCGGAGGCCGCGAGAGGAGAGCAGCCAGATATCCCGCCTAAGCCCggacccttcccctcccctcgGGCGCCCTCGGATGCCCCCGCCCCAGGGTGTTACTTtctagatggggaaactgaggcgcGGCCCGGGCGATGCGGCCGAAGTCCTGCGCCCGGCGTCTCCCGCGCCTGCCCGCCAGAGCCCCAAGAAGGGGGCATGGAATTCCCTCCTCTAATTGTGTCCCAGAACTCCGGGACGACGGAGGCCAAGCTGCTGAGGGAGAGGACGAGGACGCGGGGCCCCAGAGACCACCCCCTCCGCTCCCCGGCCAAACGCGGCCGCCCAGCCCGGGTGCCCCGGCGCAAACAAGCGCAGTGTTTGCCGAGCGCGAGGCGGGCGGCGCGGCCCGAGAGCGATGAGGATTCGATGGAGCCTCTTGCCGCGGCGGGGGCAACGGAGCCCGGGCGGGCGCGGGGATCGATCGGGCACAGCTGTCGCCGAAGAGCCCGCGGGAGCGTCCACCCGCGGGCCAGAGCTGCCCGGGCGCCCCGCAACTGGGGGCAGGAAATCCGGGACGTCGGGCCCGCCAGGGGCGAAACCCCAAAGTCGCGCCCAGGGTGGGGAGCTCAGGACGTCCCCACGGCCAACGTGGAACCTTCGGGAGCTGCGCGCTCAGCCCTGCCGGGACCCCAGCCAGGCCGAAAAAGCCCAGAGTCTCCCCCCAAATCTAAATAAAATCCCCGGACCCCGCCCGAACGAAGGCGGCTGGAGTCCAGAGGGAGAACTCCTGCCACACACTAGGCGCCGGAGGCCGGGATTTGGGGCGCCCGCAGGTTTCGGGGGCCGGGAGTGGGAGAAGGGCGGAtctagggctggggctgggcttggGTGGGGCGGGCATTCATTGCCATCATTTAGTAAAACCTCGCTTTAATAAAAGCAGGGAGGGGTGCGCAGAGCCCTGATGCTTTCATTTCGGTGGCAGACAAATCGAATCAGAAAGTCAGTTGGGGGCGCACCGTGGAGGGTTCTGGGGGAGCCCCAGGAGCCCCAGGAAAGGAAAACTTGAGGTATCTAACTCTGCCTTTGATATTTTTAGCTGCAATGGGAGAGTCAATCACAACCGGGAAGGTGGTGTGTCCAAAagtgggggaggggtggaggaTTAAAGAGGGGGTTCAAGCTTAGGGGGTCGGTTTAGGGAGGTTGAAGCCATGGAGAGCACGCGCCCCTGGGGCGTGGGTGGAGCCCCCCAATCCTCCCCTCCACCCGCGGGACTCTCCAAGCCCTGACTCTGGCGGGACCAGAGGCTGCCCTTTTTGACTCCTCCCagaggcaggccaggcacagagagggtggGCGTTGGTCTGGGGCAGCCCAGCACCTGCTGAGgtccccctcccccactcccaggCACAGACTCAGGCTCTGGGAGTCAAACTTTAATTTTCCTGGAGGGGATACTGAGGCCAGAGAGCTTCCTCGAGGTGGCTGAGGTCCCTGTGGGGCAGGGAAGAGGGACTTCTTGTCCCATCCAGCCCACCCCTCTCCCTGCCCACAATTTGCCTAATGACCCAGGATCGATCTGGGCCTGGGCAGCCGGCCTGCCCCGAGTCTGGCTCAATTCTATTTTACTAATTACTAAAAGGCCACTGCTGATGGGAAGAAACAGGCTGGGGGCTCCAGGGGACCACACTCCCTCTCTTGGGGCCAGCAAATTTCTGTTCAATCTCCCAGCGGGACCACAGCCCCTACAAGGAGTGAGATCCCCATCCCTGGGGGAGTCCAAGTCTCTATCAGCCTAAGAGAGGGGTGAGGGGCTTCGTAGATCTGGACAGGGTTAGGTCCACCAGGCTGGGCTCCCCCTTCCAAGTCTAGGGAGCTTTGAAACGGGTCTGTGGCCACCTTAGGGTGTCCTGAGGCAGCAGAGGCGAGAGGCCCCCTTCCTCTCAGAGTCCCTGaccctcctcttctctttcaaaATGGATGCTTTCCCTGCTAGAAAAGCCACACACTCCTGCTATTAAAATGAACACGATAATCAAGctgtagaaaatatattaaaaagaaagccagcataatcccagctccttaggagCTCCCCCACGTTGGGATTTGGGGGAACTTCCATCCACCTTGGTATCCTCCCACCCATAGAgacccccagcccccacctggTCTGCCcttccttgagcctgggatgcTAGCGTTTTATGGCGGCTGattgatttttagatctcacgattatttttaattatctgtgATTGTTGGAGGGTGAGATTGAGGAGCTCAGGCTGGGGCTCTGTGCGGCCACTTTCCTCCCCCCAGATTCAGCATCTGCACAGGGAGTGGGGTACGCAACTGTTCGGACCTGCCCCTCTCTTCCCACCTGGAAGATGGGTGTAATTACGTAAACTCCAGAAATTATACCTGAACCCTGGAACTGGAAAGTTTAGGGACCGACACTTCAGGGGGCGGGAGTTAGCACTTGGGCTGATGTAGGAATGAAGCGGGGAGCTCTAGGGCCACTACTCCCCACCTTGGGCCAGGGACACCCAGAAAAATTatgatttgacttcctcctttctgGGGCTGAGTGAGGAGAGTATGCTGGGTAAACAGCAGGCACTTACTAAATGCTGAGCCCTAAGCAGCGAGTACTAACAGGGGTCCTCTTCAACCCATCCCTCCCCAGGACTTGGATCAGGCCACTCCAGGCTGGGGGCCCAGATCATTCAGgccccctctctctctggctgTTGTGGTCAGCATAGAGCCGCCTCCAGCCCCAGCTgggcaggctggagggcagcccctcccacaccagagaaggggaaactgaggcaccgaAAGGACCCTGTTCCAGAGCCAAACCTAGTCTTGCTTCAGAAAATCGCATCTCCAATGTGTAGCCACGTCTACAGGGGCCAGGGAATCTGGATGCAGGTGCAAAGCTGGGGTTGCGGCTTGCTCAAAAGGTTTGTACCAAAGGGGAAGTGAGGCCTGACTGTGTCCTCCCCTCTTCCTTCAGCTTTGAGCCCTGATGCAACCCACTGACAAGGGGGTAACTAGGGGCTCCTGCAAACCGAATGCCTGACCCATCCCTTTCATCCTCTAGCAAGTGCACAAGGGTTGGGGGGAGTGGGCAGGGCAGAGGCACTGGGGAAGCAGGAAGGGGTTGAGGCTGGTTTTTGGACTCTGCACCCACAAGACAGGGCATCCTCTAGGTTCTGGTCTGGCCCCTCCAGACCCCCAGCCCTGACCTTACCCCACTGGAGAGATCTAGTCCCCTGGGGGTCTCTCTGATTATAGGAGCCCTCCCGCCATCTATCCCAGTTCCCAGGGGCCCCTGGGCCTCATCTGGCCATCTCCAGGTGGTGAGAAAAAGGAGACCCCTGCCTCCCCCCACACTGAGGAGAAGCCCCAGGGACAGAGAGGAGTTTGCACCAGGGACGTCTCAGAAGACAGGGGATCCAGAGTCAGCCTCCGTGGGCTGGAGGGTGACAGGAGCTCCGGCGGCCGCACTGTAAAAAGGCCCTGCAATTAGAAGGGGCCTTTGGCAACCCTGAGGCTGGGTAGCCCATTGTACAGTTGGGGAAACGGAGGCCCAGGTGCCCACACATGGGCAGGTGCTGACCCCTGGGGCGCACGGAGGCCCTGATCTAGCCTGAGGACCTCCCTTCTCCCCCACAAAGAGGTCATGGGAAGGGGGCTGTGACTCCGTAGGTGTGAGCGGGAGTCGCGGGGAGCTGAGCTTGCAGCGGGGATCTAGCTCCTGGGGGTCTGTAGGGAAGAGGGGACAAGTGCATCACACGCGACCGTCCCAGCCACACTCCCAGAAACTGCCTGGAGATGGACTTGGGGGCGCCAGGCAGGAAAGACACATTTGGGACTCTGGAGAGAATCACGCAGAGACGCGAAATCGGAGACTCAGGGTCGAGGTTCACAGTCCCACCAGGGCAGAGTCTGTCCTCGGACCCCCGCCCGCTGTCCCCCAGGTACGGCCTGCCCCGGGGGGCGCGGGCGGGTGCAGTGGCCAGGGACGCCGAAGCCCCAAGTCTGGCCGACTTCTGCCTGTCTGGTGCTCGAGGGGGCCGGAGAGGGCGGAGAGCGAGGCTGCGGGAGGCAGCGGCGGCGGGAGCCGGTGGGCGGGGGCGCTGACGTCAGACCCGGGCCCGGGAGCCGGCGGCCGCTCCCCTGCCACATCCTGGTGGCCGCGCTCGCAGCCGGGCCGGGCCGTGCGCCGCGCAGCCGGGCAACCTCGCGCGCAGCCACGGGGGAGCGGGCGGGAGTCATGCAGCAGCCTTGAGCACGAGGGGCCGGCGCTGAGGAGCGCGCGCGGCGGGAGGGCAGCCGAGCATGGAGCTGAGCCTGGAGAGCCTGGGGGGCCTGCACAGCGTGGCCCACGCGCAGGCGGGCGAGCTGCTGAGCCCGGGCCACGCGCGCTCGGCGGCGGCGCAGCACCGCGGCCTGGTGGCGCCCGGGCGCCCGGGCCTGGTGGCCGGCATGGCGAGCCTGCTggacggcggcggcggcggcggcggtgggggtgccgGGGGCGCGGGCGGCGCGGGCAGCGCGGGCGGCGGCGCGGACTTCCGCGGGGAACTGGCGGGCCCGCTGCACCCGGCAATGGGCATGGCCTGCGAGGCTCCGGGCCTGGGCGGCACCTACACGACGCTCACGCCCCTGCAGCACCTGCCGCCGCTCGCCGCCGTAGCCGACAAGTTCCACCAGCACGCGGCGGCCGTGGCCGGGGCGCACGGCGGCCATCCCCACGCGCACCCGCACCCGGCGGCCGCGCCGCCCCCGCCACCCCCGCCGCAGCGTCTGGCTGCCAGCGTGAGCGGCAGCTTCACCCTCATGCGCGACGAACGGGCGGCCCTCGCCTCCGTGGGCCACCTCTACGGACCCTACGGCAAGGAGCTGCCCACCATGGGGTCGCCGCTGTCGCCGCTGCCCAACGCACTGCCTCCCGCGCTGCACGGCGCCCCGCAGCCCCCGccgccgcctccgcctccgccgcTGGCCGCATACGGCGCGCCAGGCCACCTGGCCGGGGACAAGCTGCTGCCGCCCGCCGCCTTCGAGCCTCACGCCGCGCTGCTGGGACGCGCCGAGGACGCACTGGCCCGCGGGCTGCCCGGAGGCGGCGGTGGCACAGGCAGCGGCGGAGCGGGCAGCGGGAGCGCCGCGGGGCTGCTGGCGCCGCTGGGCGGGCTGGCGGCGGCCGGGGCGCACGGGCCGCACGGGGGAGGCGGCGGCCCCGGCGGGGGTGGCGGCGGCCCCAGCGCGGGCGCGGCGGCCGAGGAAATCAACACCAAGGAGGTGGCGCAGCGCATCACGGCGGAGCTGAAGCGCTACAGCATCCCGCAGGCAATCTTCGCGCAGCGGATCCTGTGTCGCTCGCAGGGCACGCTCTCTGACCTGCTGCGCAACCCCAAGCCGTGGAGCAAGCTCAAATCCGGCCGCGAGACCTTCCGCAGGATGTGGAAGTGGCTGCAGGAGCCAGAGTTCCAGCGCATGTCGGCGCTGCGCTTGGCAGGTAGGAGCGTGGCGCGCACGACCGGACCCTGGGGGAGCCGGCTGTGGACTCCCGAGCACCTAGCGGGGCGGCGGCCTGATGTCCGGGTCCAGCTCCCCAAGCCCCACCCGTGCGCCCCGGCAGCCCGGGACTCCCTCTCAGGAAACTAGACTGCGATCCGCGCCGCTACCCGTTTGTACGGTTACCAGAAGGGAGAAAGGGATTGTGCCGCCTCCCCACACCCTGGTCGCTGCTCCTGCCCTTTCGGGAGCGCGTAGGGGTTCTCTAATCCTTGTTAGACTGCTGGGAGGCTCCGAGCCTCTCCCCAAGCAGCCTTCAGGAAAGCtcattgtgtgtgtgcgtgtgtgtgtgtgtgtgtgtgtgtgtgtgtgcgtgcgcgcgcgccTGTTGGGGGGAGCTGTGTCCCCGAACGAGCTGCCGTCCGCTAAGGTGCCACTCCCCTCCTCCAGAATGGGTGGAGAGGGGTACTGAGGCCCCAGCCCCGGGCCACAGAGCTCCGAGACCGTGCAGCGGGCGCCCGCAGCTCAGCAGCAGAGGCCGAGCCCGCGCTCATCCCCCCCTGCCCCAGCGCGCGCTTCTTTGTAGTTCGGCCCTGCGATCGAtaccccctccctctcccctccggCCGCTGGCAAAGGTCACCCGAGAATGGCGGGGGAGGGGCGGCCCGGGGGACCCTCAGCCCTCGCCGCCTGGAGGCCTTCACACCCCGAGCCGGCGCCCGCCCCGCGCAGTTTGGTGGTGGCTCGGGTGCGCGCACCCCTGCCCGCCTGGCTTTGGGGTTTTGTGTCTCTCATGTCCACTTCTCTCCTCTCTCGGTCGGAACACACTGGtatctgtttttctcttgctctCCGTTTTGCTCTGGTTCCTGctcattctctcttctccctgtctctccgcctctgtctctgtctcataCTCAGCCACCGGCCCCCTGGggaccctcctccctcctccctcccagctgaCAGCAGCTAAGTCCACACCTGCCCTCTGACAGGCAGCCCGGCCGGGCCCCCATTTCCTAGATGGGGGTATAGGGgtgcaggagagcccctggcttAGGTAGGGGTTTCTTCCCCTGGTGGTGCTGGGGAGGGGGCTGCCCACCCAGGCCACAGGGACAATAGCCGCGGCGGCTGGCGCCTGATCGATCGCTTCTCTGAGCACAAGGGCGAGAAAGGCGGGGGTTCTGGGAGGCGCCCCACTAGCAAAGAGGCAGAGGGAGTTTGCGTCTGTGCCCCCAGGCAGCCCGTCCAGGTAGGGGGGCTGGGGAAAGAGTACAGCGGGGGTCCTGTCCTGTTCCTCCCTAGCAAGCcattccctccctccaccccaggaGGACCAGACAACCCCCTGGGAACCTGGACCAACAGGCCAGCCTCAGTTTTGCCCTTCTGCAGAGCAAGCAAGGTGGCTAGCTGGAACCTCTTATGGGATTCTTAGATTTTTCTGCTTTGGGgcacaggaaaataaatagtGTTTCGCATGTGGCAGGGTAATCTTATGCCCAGGGAGGTCGCGTGAACCTGGACGGTTTCAGTCTGTCCCGCTCCCCTCCCCGTGACACATACAGTGGCACCTGTGTGCTCACCACCGACAGGCAGTCACATCCGCACACAGTCACGGCCCTCAAGGTGCAGTGCGAGGCTTCAGGTGGCAGAGGGCACACCTCTGACAGCTCtgaccatttatttattcatttattgagatgcagtttcactcttgtcgcccaggctgtagtgtagtggtgcgatctcagctcactgcaacctttgcctcccaggttcaagcaattctcccacctcagcctcctgaatagctgggattacagacgcccaccaccacgcctggctatttatttatcattattattattttgtaattttattagagacggggtttcaccatattggccaggctggtctcgaactcctgacctcaggtgatctgcccgcctctgcctcccaaagtgctaggattacacaggCCTTGAGCCACCCCACCGGGCCTAGCTCTGACGTTTAAACACCAAGTGGTTGCCATCACACCAGTAAGGCAGGGACGGCTTCCGTATCTCGATACCCAC comes from Macaca fascicularis isolate 582-1 chromosome 19, T2T-MFA8v1.1 and encodes:
- the ONECUT3 gene encoding one cut domain family member 3: MELSLESLGGLHSVAHAQAGELLSPGHARSAAAQHRGLVAPGRPGLVAGMASLLDGGGGGGGGGAGGAGGAGSAGGGADFRGELAGPLHPAMGMACEAPGLGGTYTTLTPLQHLPPLAAVADKFHQHAAAVAGAHGGHPHAHPHPAAAPPPPPPPQRLAASVSGSFTLMRDERAALASVGHLYGPYGKELPTMGSPLSPLPNALPPALHGAPQPPPPPPPPPLAAYGAPGHLAGDKLLPPAAFEPHAALLGRAEDALARGLPGGGGGTGSGGAGSGSAAGLLAPLGGLAAAGAHGPHGGGGGPGGGGGGPSAGAAAEEINTKEVAQRITAELKRYSIPQAIFAQRILCRSQGTLSDLLRNPKPWSKLKSGRETFRRMWKWLQEPEFQRMSALRLAACKRKEQEQQKERALQPKKQRLVFTDLQRRTLIAIFKENKRPSKEMQVTISQQLGLELNTVSNFFMNARRRCMNRWAEEPSTAPGGPAGATATFSKA